Proteins from a single region of Pseudopedobacter saltans DSM 12145:
- a CDS encoding DUF1573 domain-containing protein, producing MKKLLIIAAVLVGFVGFTAMQDNKAEFKFVEETHDFGKIPQGKPVSFTFKYTNVGDEPLIITNVESTCGCTVPSVEPKQGTPLPKGGTGTITLTYNAAAVAPFNKFVKITSNSKTPTKMLYIKGEVVSAAN from the coding sequence ATGAAAAAGCTACTTATTATTGCTGCTGTACTTGTTGGTTTTGTTGGCTTTACAGCTATGCAAGACAACAAAGCAGAATTTAAGTTTGTAGAGGAAACTCATGATTTTGGCAAAATACCGCAAGGTAAGCCAGTTTCTTTTACATTCAAATACACTAATGTTGGTGATGAGCCTTTAATTATTACTAACGTAGAATCTACTTGTGGTTGTACTGTTCCTAGCGTAGAGCCAAAACAAGGAACTCCACTTCCAAAAGGAGGTACTGGAACAATCACTTTGACTTATAATGCTGCTGCGGTGGCTCCTTTTAACAAGTTTGTTAAAATCACTTCTAACTCCAAAACTCCTACTAAAATGCTGTATATCAAAGGAGAGGTTGTTAGCGCCGCCAACTAG
- a CDS encoding pyridoxal phosphate-dependent aminotransferase: MPKISEKGKQMPASPIRKLTPLAERAKANGIKVYHLNIGQPDIETPAVMLDAIKNIDFKVWAYTASEGTVAYRKSLAHYYNKLGYNITPEDILVTTGGSEAIIISLMTCLNQRDEVIIPEPFYANYNAYACQSDSVVKPILSVIENGFALPPISEFEKSITEKTKAIMICNPNNPTGYLYSKQEFLDLRALALKHDLYIIADEAYREFCYDGKEFLSPMHFEGLEEHAIIIDTVSKRYSACGARLGCIITKNKAFMEIALRFAQARLSPGMVEQIAGEAAALYTPDEYFTEVNKEYAKRRDILVSALNKMDGVYCPNPGGAFYVVAKLPIDNADKFCRWMLEEFSHEGQTVMLAPASGFYATKGVGYDEVRMAYVLNQHDLTNAMICLEKALQVYPGRTVADKNETVNTFS; this comes from the coding sequence ATGCCAAAGATATCTGAAAAAGGGAAACAGATGCCAGCTTCACCAATTAGGAAGCTTACACCGCTAGCTGAGAGAGCTAAAGCGAATGGAATAAAGGTTTATCATTTAAACATTGGTCAACCCGATATTGAAACGCCTGCCGTAATGTTGGATGCCATTAAAAACATCGACTTTAAGGTTTGGGCCTATACTGCATCTGAAGGTACGGTCGCCTATAGAAAATCTTTGGCCCATTATTACAATAAATTGGGTTATAATATTACCCCTGAAGATATCTTAGTTACTACAGGAGGTTCTGAAGCGATTATTATATCGCTAATGACTTGCCTTAACCAGCGTGACGAAGTTATCATTCCTGAACCTTTCTACGCGAATTATAACGCATACGCTTGTCAAAGTGATTCCGTAGTAAAACCTATTTTATCGGTTATAGAGAATGGGTTTGCTTTGCCTCCGATTTCTGAGTTTGAGAAATCAATCACGGAAAAAACAAAAGCAATCATGATCTGTAATCCAAATAACCCTACCGGTTATTTATACTCTAAACAAGAGTTTCTGGATTTAAGAGCACTCGCTTTGAAACATGATCTGTATATCATAGCAGATGAAGCTTATCGCGAGTTTTGCTATGATGGCAAAGAGTTTCTTTCTCCCATGCATTTCGAGGGTTTAGAAGAACATGCTATTATAATTGATACAGTTTCTAAACGCTACAGTGCCTGTGGTGCCAGATTAGGCTGTATTATCACTAAAAACAAGGCTTTTATGGAGATTGCACTTCGCTTTGCACAGGCGAGGTTAAGTCCGGGTATGGTAGAACAGATTGCCGGAGAAGCTGCCGCCCTGTATACACCCGACGAATATTTCACCGAAGTAAACAAGGAATACGCGAAACGCAGAGATATTTTGGTAAGTGCTTTAAATAAGATGGATGGCGTTTATTGCCCTAATCCAGGAGGTGCTTTTTATGTAGTAGCCAAATTGCCAATAGATAATGCTGATAAATTCTGCAGATGGATGTTGGAAGAATTCTCTCACGAAGGGCAAACCGTTATGCTGGCACCTGCTTCTGGCTTTTATGCTACTAAAGGTGTTGGCTACGACGAAGTGAGAATGGCCTATGTGCTTAATCAGCATGATTTAACCAATGCCATGATTTGTCTTGAAAAAGCGCTACAAGTGTACCCGGGACGCACTGTGGCTGATAAAAATGAGACTGTAAATACATTTTCATAG